A stretch of Shewanella dokdonensis DNA encodes these proteins:
- a CDS encoding acyltransferase — protein sequence MYFIRGCLAFCCYVINTLLWCVPLLLGSVIKLLLPLPVIKRLSSRFLDRCATGWISTNGLIEKLFHPLTIHVDAMPPLSVNEWYMVIANHQSWVDILVLQRLLNHKIPFLKFFLKQQLIYVPVLGLAWWALDFPFMRRYTTAQLKKNPKLRGKDIEITRKACAKFKHNPVSVMNFVEGTRFRPAKHKQQNSPYQHLLRPRAGGMAFALSAMGEQINKMLDITIYYPQHIPTFWDYISGHLPEVYVHLELQEITADMRGDYMNDREFKQHFQERLNQIWHHKDQVLDRLQAQTRGDA from the coding sequence TTGTACTTTATTCGTGGCTGTCTCGCCTTTTGCTGTTATGTCATTAACACCTTGTTGTGGTGTGTCCCTTTATTATTGGGCAGTGTGATAAAACTGCTGTTGCCGCTACCTGTCATTAAACGGCTCAGTAGCCGCTTTCTCGATCGCTGTGCGACTGGCTGGATCAGTACTAATGGTTTGATTGAAAAACTATTTCATCCGCTAACAATTCACGTGGATGCCATGCCGCCGCTGTCCGTCAATGAATGGTATATGGTGATTGCCAACCATCAGAGTTGGGTAGATATTCTGGTGTTGCAGCGGCTGCTTAACCATAAAATCCCATTCCTGAAATTCTTTCTCAAACAGCAGTTAATCTATGTGCCGGTATTGGGATTAGCTTGGTGGGCGCTAGATTTTCCCTTTATGCGGCGTTATACCACTGCGCAACTCAAGAAAAACCCTAAGCTACGTGGCAAGGATATTGAAATCACCCGTAAGGCCTGTGCCAAGTTCAAGCACAATCCCGTCAGTGTGATGAATTTTGTGGAAGGTACCCGCTTCCGTCCGGCTAAACATAAGCAACAAAATTCGCCCTATCAGCATCTGTTACGACCACGGGCCGGCGGCATGGCATTTGCGTTGTCAGCCATGGGCGAACAGATCAACAAAATGCTAGATATCACCATCTATTATCCGCAACACATTCCTACCTTCTGGGATTACATCAGTGGACATCTGCCTGAGGTCTATGTGCACCTTGAACTGCAAGAGATCACCGCCGATATGCGTGGTGATTATATGAATGATCGCGAGTTCAAACAGCATTTCCAAGAAAGGCTGAATCAGATTTGGCATCACAAAGATCAGGTACTGGATCGTCTGCAAGCACAGACGCGAGGAGATGCCTGA
- a CDS encoding outer membrane protein OmpK, which yields MLTTLQLGITHDEKTCLLLALLLSPQAFSEDLVQWTDTSVTVLYGDDYKLAPSDEQTTVTIESAGGWKYGDWFLFHDFIHLNDSNGESNTNYGEISPRFSASKILGQPVGYGAITDVSLALTYEHGEGDVESFLYGVGLDVKVPYFSYLQLNTYRRDADNNNSSGWQFTPVWRIDIPVGDSNIVFDGFIDWVFASDGDLGYKENIHINPQIKYDLGALIFGSAQKNRLLVGIEYDYWKNKYGVDGVDQDTYSVIVKYHF from the coding sequence TTGCTTACTACTCTACAACTAGGGATAACCCATGATGAAAAAACCTGCCTATTACTGGCACTGTTGCTGTCACCACAAGCCTTCAGTGAAGACTTGGTACAGTGGACAGATACCAGTGTCACCGTACTGTACGGCGACGACTATAAACTGGCACCTTCAGACGAACAAACCACTGTGACCATTGAGTCTGCTGGTGGCTGGAAGTATGGCGACTGGTTCCTGTTCCATGACTTCATTCATCTGAATGATTCCAATGGCGAATCAAACACTAACTATGGTGAAATTTCACCACGCTTCAGTGCCAGTAAAATCCTGGGACAACCAGTAGGTTATGGTGCCATTACTGACGTATCCCTAGCGCTGACCTATGAACACGGTGAAGGGGATGTTGAAAGCTTCCTGTACGGTGTGGGGCTGGATGTCAAAGTGCCTTATTTCTCTTATTTGCAGCTAAACACCTATCGTCGTGATGCTGACAATAATAACAGCAGCGGCTGGCAGTTTACGCCTGTATGGCGCATTGATATCCCGGTTGGCGATAGCAATATCGTGTTCGATGGTTTCATTGACTGGGTATTCGCCTCTGACGGTGACCTGGGTTACAAAGAAAATATCCATATCAATCCACAGATCAAATACGACCTTGGAGCCCTGATCTTTGGTTCAGCACAAAAGAATCGTTTGCTGGTGGGGATTGAATACGATTACTGGAAGAACAAATATGGTGTAGACGGTGTCGATCAGGATACCTACTCCGTGATTGTGAAGTATCACTTCTAA
- a CDS encoding SPFH domain-containing protein, producing MFAFTILILFIGFILYKLLLIVPMREVHVIERLGKFRTVLEPGFHFLIPFFDRVAYRHDTREQVLDVPPQSCISKDNIQLEVDGLVYLKVMDGKLASYGIEDYRMAAVNLAQTTMRSEIGKLSLSETFSERERLNEAIVREIDKASDPWGIKMLRYEIKNISPSRHVIHTLEKQMEAERRKRAEITLASAEKEATINLSQGERQEAINISEGQKQKRINEAKGTAQEIAIVANAQAQAMSLVAKALAADGGNEAMNMQLKEQFIEQIGQVIAQADIAVVPTELAKMEGFFAGMEQVADSVQGAKV from the coding sequence ATGTTTGCTTTTACCATTCTTATCCTTTTTATAGGATTCATACTTTATAAGTTATTGCTCATCGTGCCGATGCGCGAAGTACATGTTATTGAGCGTCTTGGAAAATTCCGTACTGTGCTGGAGCCAGGTTTTCACTTTTTAATCCCATTCTTTGACCGCGTCGCCTATCGCCACGATACCCGCGAGCAAGTGCTGGATGTTCCGCCCCAAAGCTGTATTTCCAAGGACAATATCCAACTGGAAGTCGATGGCTTGGTATATCTCAAAGTCATGGATGGCAAACTCGCCAGTTATGGTATTGAAGACTACCGCATGGCAGCGGTCAATCTGGCACAAACCACTATGAGATCTGAAATAGGCAAACTTAGCCTCAGCGAGACTTTTTCAGAACGCGAACGCCTTAATGAAGCGATTGTGCGGGAGATAGATAAAGCCTCAGATCCCTGGGGGATTAAGATGTTGCGCTATGAAATCAAGAATATCAGTCCGTCACGGCATGTGATCCATACGCTGGAAAAACAGATGGAAGCTGAGCGGCGTAAACGGGCGGAGATTACCCTCGCCAGTGCCGAGAAAGAAGCCACGATCAATCTGTCACAGGGAGAACGTCAAGAGGCGATCAATATCTCCGAGGGGCAGAAACAGAAGCGTATTAACGAGGCCAAAGGTACCGCCCAAGAAATTGCCATTGTGGCCAATGCCCAGGCGCAGGCAATGTCGCTGGTTGCTAAGGCATTAGCCGCCGATGGTGGCAATGAAGCGATGAATATGCAGTTGAAAGAGCAGTTTATTGAACAGATTGGGCAGGTGATCGCGCAGGCCGATATTGCCGTAGTACCGACAGAACTTGCCAAAATGGAAGGATTCTTTGCGGGTATGGAACAAGTGGCCGACAGCGTACAAGGAGCAAAAGTATGA
- a CDS encoding SPFH domain-containing protein, with the protein MIPTEFDTDMLVLAIWGIIFLIFIVNLFRSIRLVPTKSAYLVERLGKYHATLDAGFHALIPFVDKVAYIHDLKEETIDVPPQECFSSDEVNVEVDGVIYLSVVDPVKASYGVTDYRYAAIQLAQTTTRSVIGTLELDRTFEERDLISAKVVEVLDQAGASWGIRVHRYEIKNITPPETVKNAMEMQVNAERERRALLAKSEGDKQSKINRSEGVKQEMINLSEGEMQRRINEAEGKAQEILALAQATAESIEKLAAVISAPGGRNALRMQLGEQYLGKLNKLGKTGSRVVVPANLVDFQQWMSAIGLQEDKSSN; encoded by the coding sequence ATGATCCCGACAGAATTTGATACCGATATGCTGGTGTTAGCTATCTGGGGCATTATTTTTCTGATTTTTATTGTGAATCTGTTCCGCTCTATTCGGTTGGTGCCAACTAAATCTGCCTACCTTGTTGAACGACTGGGTAAATATCATGCAACCTTAGATGCGGGGTTTCACGCCTTGATCCCCTTTGTGGATAAGGTGGCTTATATTCATGATCTTAAAGAAGAAACCATTGATGTACCGCCACAGGAATGTTTTTCCAGCGATGAGGTAAATGTTGAAGTTGACGGCGTGATTTATCTGTCGGTTGTCGACCCGGTTAAGGCGAGTTACGGCGTGACCGATTACCGTTATGCGGCGATTCAACTGGCTCAGACAACCACGCGTTCAGTAATTGGAACGTTGGAGTTGGATCGTACTTTTGAAGAGCGGGATCTTATCAGTGCCAAAGTGGTGGAGGTGTTAGATCAGGCCGGGGCATCTTGGGGTATTCGAGTGCACCGCTACGAAATCAAGAATATAACACCGCCAGAAACCGTTAAAAATGCCATGGAAATGCAGGTGAATGCTGAACGTGAGCGACGGGCGCTGCTGGCGAAAAGTGAAGGTGATAAGCAGAGTAAAATTAACCGTTCTGAAGGGGTGAAACAGGAGATGATCAACCTGTCAGAAGGGGAGATGCAGCGGCGTATTAACGAGGCCGAAGGTAAGGCGCAGGAGATCTTAGCGTTGGCGCAAGCAACGGCCGAGTCCATTGAAAAGCTAGCGGCGGTGATCAGTGCGCCCGGTGGCCGCAATGCACTGCGGATGCAGTTGGGTGAGCAGTATCTTGGCAAACTCAATAAACTGGGGAAAACGGGGAGTCGCGTGGTTGTGCCCGCCAATCTGGTAGATTTTCAGCAGTGGATGAGTGCTATTGGTCTACAGGAAGATAAGAGCAGCAACTGA
- the rho gene encoding transcription termination factor Rho, with product MNLTELKNKSIADLVALAEEMNLENMARARKQDIIFSILKAHSKSGEDIFGGGVLEILQDGFGFLRSADGSYLAGPDDIYVSPSQIRRFNMRTGDTIFGKIRPPKEGERYFALLKVNEVNFDKPENSRNKILFENLTPLHAEERLRMERGNGSTEDITARILDLCSPIGKGQRGLIVAPPKAGKTLLLQNIAQSITYNNPEVVLMVLLIDERPEEVTEMQRLVQGEVIASTFDEPASRHVQVAEMVIEKAKRLVEHKKDVVILLDSITRLARAYNTVVPSSGKVLTGGVDANALHRPKRFFGAARNIENGGSLTIIATALIDTGSKMDEVIYEEFKGTGNQELHLSRKAAEKRVFPAIDFNRSGTRREEKLTTPDELQKMWILRKILNPMDEVSAMEFLIDKLAMTKTNEEFFTAMKRAK from the coding sequence ATGAATTTAACTGAATTAAAAAACAAGTCTATTGCTGACTTAGTCGCTCTCGCCGAAGAAATGAACTTGGAGAATATGGCCCGTGCCCGCAAGCAGGACATCATATTTTCTATTCTTAAAGCCCACTCCAAAAGTGGTGAAGATATTTTCGGTGGCGGCGTACTGGAAATTCTGCAAGATGGTTTCGGATTTCTACGCAGTGCCGATGGTTCCTATCTCGCCGGCCCAGACGATATCTATGTTTCTCCAAGTCAGATCCGTCGCTTCAACATGCGAACGGGCGATACTATTTTTGGCAAAATCCGTCCGCCAAAAGAAGGGGAACGTTATTTCGCCCTGCTGAAAGTGAACGAAGTCAACTTCGACAAACCTGAAAATTCCCGCAACAAGATCCTATTTGAAAACCTTACGCCGCTGCACGCAGAAGAGCGTTTACGTATGGAACGCGGCAATGGTTCAACCGAAGATATCACTGCCCGTATATTGGATCTGTGTTCGCCTATTGGTAAGGGTCAGCGTGGTTTGATTGTCGCCCCGCCAAAAGCCGGTAAGACATTGCTGCTGCAAAACATCGCTCAGTCCATCACCTATAACAATCCTGAAGTGGTATTGATGGTGTTGCTGATCGATGAACGTCCAGAAGAAGTGACCGAAATGCAGCGTCTGGTGCAAGGTGAAGTGATTGCTTCAACCTTCGACGAACCCGCCAGCCGCCATGTGCAGGTTGCCGAAATGGTGATTGAAAAAGCCAAGCGTCTAGTCGAACACAAAAAAGATGTGGTGATCCTGCTGGACTCTATCACTCGTCTAGCGCGGGCATACAACACAGTAGTGCCTTCATCTGGTAAGGTATTGACTGGTGGTGTGGATGCTAACGCCTTGCATCGTCCTAAGCGCTTCTTTGGTGCTGCCCGTAATATTGAAAACGGTGGCAGCCTGACCATTATCGCGACCGCATTGATCGATACCGGTTCAAAGATGGATGAAGTGATTTACGAAGAGTTTAAGGGCACAGGTAACCAAGAACTGCATTTGTCGCGCAAAGCCGCAGAAAAACGCGTGTTCCCGGCCATCGACTTCAATCGTTCAGGCACTCGTCGTGAAGAGAAACTGACTACGCCAGATGAACTGCAGAAAATGTGGATCCTGCGGAAAATCCTGAACCCGATGGATGAAGTCAGCGCCATGGAATTCCTGATCGACAAACTGGCGATGACCAAAACCAATGAAGAATTCTTTACCGCGATGAAACGCGCCAAGTAA
- the trxA gene encoding thioredoxin TrxA, whose amino-acid sequence MSDKIIYVSDDSFESDVLKSDKPVLVDFWAEWCGPCKMIAPILDDIATDYDGKLTIAKVNVDQNNATPAKYGIRGIPTLLLFKNGELAATKVGALSKTQLKEFIDAQI is encoded by the coding sequence ATGAGTGATAAAATTATCTATGTAAGCGATGACAGCTTCGAATCTGATGTGTTGAAGTCTGACAAGCCAGTGCTGGTAGACTTTTGGGCTGAATGGTGTGGTCCATGTAAAATGATTGCACCCATCCTGGATGACATCGCGACTGACTATGATGGCAAACTGACCATCGCTAAAGTCAACGTAGATCAGAACAACGCCACCCCAGCCAAATATGGCATTCGTGGCATCCCAACACTGCTGCTGTTCAAAAATGGTGAATTAGCCGCAACTAAAGTTGGTGCGCTGTCCAAGACCCAACTAAAAGAGTTTATCGACGCGCAGATTTAG
- the rhlB gene encoding ATP-dependent RNA helicase RhlB: protein MSETHLSQQKFADLPLHPEVIQALTENGFEYCTPIQALSLPVLLKGKDIAGQAQTGTGKTLAFLVATFDYLLAHPAPENHQLNQPRAIIMAPTRELAIQIAKDGQLLSKHTGLKQGIVYGGEGYDAQRKVLDAGVDILIGTTGRIIDYVRQGVINLGAIQAVVLDEADRMFDLGFIKDIRFLFRRMPAADQRLNMLFSATLSMKVQELAYDHMNDPVKVEIAPEEKTSKNIKEELFYPSMEDKIPLLLTLIEEDWPEKAIVFANTKHQCENLWGWLEGDGHRVGLLTGDVPQKKRLKILEQFTKGELDILVATDVAARGLHIPHVSHVYNFDLPDDCEDYVHRIGRTGRAGEKGISVSFACEEYALNLPAIEAYIEHPIPLTSYDREALLDDIPAPVKLHRRAPRNKRERTQGSRPSGRRPDRSRRN from the coding sequence ATGAGCGAAACACATTTATCTCAACAAAAATTTGCTGATCTGCCGCTGCACCCTGAGGTGATTCAGGCGCTGACGGAGAACGGCTTCGAATACTGTACGCCAATTCAGGCGCTGTCACTGCCGGTGCTATTGAAAGGCAAGGATATTGCTGGTCAGGCACAAACGGGTACAGGAAAAACATTGGCATTTCTGGTTGCCACTTTTGATTATCTGCTAGCTCATCCGGCCCCTGAAAATCATCAGCTCAATCAACCCCGCGCCATCATTATGGCCCCGACAAGAGAATTGGCGATCCAGATTGCGAAAGATGGCCAGTTGCTATCTAAGCATACGGGCCTAAAACAGGGAATTGTTTACGGCGGTGAAGGTTATGATGCCCAACGTAAAGTGTTGGATGCTGGGGTCGACATTCTGATTGGCACCACCGGACGAATTATCGATTATGTGCGTCAAGGGGTGATCAATTTAGGCGCCATTCAGGCGGTGGTTCTCGATGAGGCGGATCGGATGTTCGATCTGGGCTTTATCAAGGACATCCGCTTCTTATTCCGGCGCATGCCTGCCGCAGACCAGCGGCTGAACATGCTGTTTTCAGCCACGCTGTCGATGAAGGTACAGGAACTGGCATATGACCATATGAACGACCCGGTCAAAGTGGAAATTGCGCCAGAAGAAAAGACCTCAAAGAACATCAAAGAAGAGCTGTTTTACCCTTCGATGGAAGATAAAATTCCATTGTTATTGACCTTGATTGAAGAAGACTGGCCAGAAAAAGCTATTGTTTTTGCCAATACCAAACACCAATGTGAAAACCTCTGGGGTTGGCTTGAAGGTGATGGTCATCGGGTGGGATTACTCACTGGCGATGTGCCACAGAAGAAACGTCTGAAAATTCTGGAACAGTTTACCAAGGGCGAACTGGACATTCTGGTAGCGACTGACGTGGCCGCCCGCGGGCTGCATATTCCGCATGTTTCTCACGTCTATAACTTTGATTTACCAGATGACTGCGAAGATTACGTGCATCGCATTGGCCGTACTGGCCGTGCCGGTGAAAAAGGGATCTCCGTCAGCTTTGCCTGTGAGGAATATGCGCTGAACCTGCCGGCTATTGAAGCGTATATTGAGCATCCCATCCCGCTCACATCCTATGATCGTGAAGCCTTGCTCGATGATATTCCGGCGCCAGTGAAACTGCATCGCCGGGCTCCCCGTAATAAAAGAGAACGGACACAAGGGAGTCGACCATCGGGACGTCGCCCTGACCGTAGCCGCAGGAACTGA
- a CDS encoding TlpA family protein disulfide reductase yields MQQNVKVLLATTALFFSCQTLANDGCNFKENEGGFMATCKQEQQEVILTGVIDGKKLVTELPPFESGYQSYEVDTAAIAPLKAVSKPTQIVVIIGTWCPDCHRETPRFIKIMEAVNNPNISVKFIGVDRKKHDPEGLAAKYDFKRIPTFMVIQDGKEIGRIVERPTESLEKDLAKILG; encoded by the coding sequence ATGCAGCAAAATGTAAAAGTATTGCTGGCCACCACAGCGCTGTTTTTCAGCTGCCAGACATTGGCCAATGATGGTTGTAATTTTAAAGAGAATGAAGGCGGCTTTATGGCGACCTGTAAGCAAGAACAGCAGGAAGTAATCCTTACCGGTGTTATCGATGGTAAAAAACTGGTCACTGAGTTACCGCCATTTGAAAGCGGCTACCAGAGTTATGAGGTAGATACAGCGGCAATTGCCCCATTAAAAGCGGTCAGCAAACCGACTCAGATTGTGGTTATCATTGGGACTTGGTGCCCGGATTGTCATCGGGAAACCCCGCGTTTTATCAAGATCATGGAAGCAGTTAACAACCCCAATATCTCAGTAAAATTTATTGGGGTCGATCGTAAAAAACATGATCCTGAAGGGCTAGCAGCCAAATATGACTTCAAGCGCATCCCAACCTTTATGGTGATCCAGGACGGCAAAGAGATTGGCCGCATTGTAGAACGTCCAACCGAGTCTCTTGAAAAAGACCTAGCGAAAATTCTTGGATAA
- a CDS encoding sensor domain-containing diguanylate cyclase — translation MTRWLLIALLLGFTAEALAHDPMPLMVNGSDTSAIDLKRYTLFTQQPPEATLQQVMALPESAWLPANKQLLLSMGSDGDWYHFRLLQAPNAPHKWLLEFDNPNIDRLTFYHFINNKLQHTITMGDALPFRQRPVLLNNFIYPLLMQAGELHDFWIKVDTQGTSYLPIKLWTPDHMLRHVSDDNMMIGIQLGILGAIGLFSLFMAMTTSSYSYGYYCGYVMTMALLVACANGTAFNHIWPNFPALQNHIIAPLIPLVLVFNVLFTEKALQLKYFSRSLLRLGRHLTAISTVLIPVSLVLPYKIALYCDLIAVVVVSVILLLLSIQQAIIGNQLARLYAISSLGKTAGVLLSAFMYIGILSLPLNPLTPVMLGLTVEVIFMAAVLAVRYNEERKSKMRIQHEALIQAQRIREAKEEALLLEAKSNERLEHMVQERTLELEFAMRELNEANRKLTEKSQMDALTGTRNREAFDKKLQAEGRISRRQQTPLAMLMLDIDKFKTINDSYGHLAGDQTLKAIAATLKVHLKRPGDLVARFGGEEFAVILPNTDIDGARQLAEQLRQAIAALAVSWDGHAIALTASIGVSADVIKADSDTVQLLAQADQALYQAKNQGRNQVCCHVPQTAMPSVEG, via the coding sequence ATGACACGCTGGCTGCTGATAGCATTACTGCTGGGGTTTACTGCTGAAGCCTTGGCTCACGACCCGATGCCTTTGATGGTTAACGGCTCTGACACTAGCGCCATAGACCTCAAACGATACACCTTATTTACTCAACAACCGCCAGAGGCAACCTTGCAGCAGGTAATGGCCTTACCTGAAAGCGCATGGTTACCAGCAAACAAACAACTGCTGCTCTCGATGGGGAGTGATGGTGACTGGTACCATTTTCGTTTATTACAGGCACCAAACGCTCCCCATAAATGGTTATTGGAATTTGATAATCCCAATATAGATCGACTCACGTTTTATCATTTCATCAATAATAAGCTGCAACACACGATAACAATGGGCGATGCGCTCCCCTTTCGCCAACGCCCTGTATTACTTAATAATTTCATTTATCCGTTGCTGATGCAGGCAGGGGAACTGCACGATTTCTGGATCAAAGTAGACACCCAGGGCACGAGCTATCTACCAATAAAATTATGGACACCAGACCATATGCTGCGGCATGTGAGTGATGACAACATGATGATCGGGATCCAGTTAGGGATCCTTGGTGCCATAGGTTTGTTCTCACTGTTTATGGCCATGACCACCAGTTCTTACAGCTACGGTTACTACTGTGGCTATGTTATGACCATGGCGCTGTTGGTTGCTTGTGCTAATGGCACCGCCTTTAATCATATATGGCCAAATTTCCCAGCATTACAAAATCATATTATTGCACCACTGATCCCGCTGGTGCTGGTGTTCAATGTCCTTTTTACTGAAAAAGCCTTACAACTCAAATACTTTAGCCGTTCACTGTTACGATTAGGGCGGCATTTAACCGCCATAAGCACCGTCCTCATCCCGGTTTCATTAGTATTACCCTATAAAATTGCCCTGTACTGCGACCTAATCGCCGTCGTAGTTGTCTCGGTTATTCTGCTGCTGCTGAGTATTCAACAAGCGATTATCGGTAACCAACTCGCACGCCTGTATGCCATCTCATCGTTAGGCAAAACCGCGGGAGTGCTGTTAAGTGCCTTTATGTATATTGGGATTTTATCGCTGCCCTTAAATCCCCTCACACCTGTAATGTTAGGACTCACGGTCGAAGTTATTTTTATGGCCGCCGTTTTGGCCGTGCGCTATAACGAAGAACGCAAATCCAAAATGCGCATCCAGCATGAAGCACTTATTCAGGCACAAAGGATCCGCGAAGCCAAAGAAGAAGCTCTGTTACTGGAAGCCAAGAGTAATGAACGGCTGGAACACATGGTGCAGGAACGCACGCTAGAGCTGGAATTTGCCATGCGTGAGCTCAATGAAGCGAACCGCAAACTGACAGAAAAGTCACAGATGGATGCGCTCACAGGGACGCGCAATCGCGAAGCCTTTGATAAGAAATTACAGGCAGAAGGCCGCATCAGTCGTCGCCAGCAGACGCCTCTCGCCATGTTGATGCTGGATATCGATAAGTTCAAAACCATCAACGATAGCTATGGGCATCTGGCCGGCGATCAAACATTAAAAGCCATTGCGGCAACATTGAAAGTGCATCTAAAACGACCAGGCGATCTGGTGGCCCGTTTCGGTGGCGAGGAATTTGCGGTGATCCTGCCTAACACCGATATTGATGGGGCCAGACAGTTAGCGGAGCAACTTCGACAAGCGATTGCGGCATTAGCCGTGTCATGGGATGGGCACGCCATTGCGCTCACCGCCAGCATAGGTGTCAGTGCCGATGTGATTAAAGCCGATAGCGATACCGTGCAACTGCTAGCCCAGGCCGATCAGGCGCTGTATCAAGCAAAAAATCAAGGTAGAAATCAAGTTTGTTGTCATGTGCCACAAACGGCGATGCCCTCAGTGGAAGGCTGA
- a CDS encoding TatD family hydrolase: MRYMDIAVNLIGSKLEQDLLQVLQDATDVRVSPLLLIGSDLAESERCIQVAQQYPRQLYTTAGVHPHHADSWQAHSLQQLTELCSHAPVVAVGECGLDFDRNYSSRAQQLAAFEAQLALAAELQLPVLMHQREAHDDFLNILSRYRSSLPAAVLHCFTGDKQQVADYNALDLYLGITGWVCDERRGQALAAAVPEIPADRLVLETDSPYLLPRSMRPKPKSGRNEPKYLPYIAEVVAELRQQPPQQLAQQCYQNSLRLFGLESI, encoded by the coding sequence ATGCGCTATATGGACATAGCTGTCAATCTGATCGGCAGCAAGCTAGAACAGGATTTGCTACAGGTGCTCCAAGACGCCACAGACGTGCGTGTCTCACCTTTATTGCTGATCGGCAGTGACCTTGCCGAGAGTGAGCGCTGTATCCAAGTAGCACAGCAGTACCCACGCCAACTTTATACGACTGCGGGGGTTCATCCCCATCATGCGGATAGTTGGCAAGCGCACAGTTTGCAACAACTCACCGAGTTGTGTTCCCATGCCCCAGTAGTAGCCGTAGGGGAATGTGGTCTTGATTTCGACCGCAATTATTCCAGTCGGGCACAACAGTTAGCAGCATTTGAAGCACAGCTTGCATTGGCCGCTGAGTTACAGTTACCAGTGCTGATGCATCAACGTGAAGCCCATGATGATTTTCTGAACATACTAAGCCGTTATCGTTCATCACTACCTGCGGCAGTATTACATTGTTTTACTGGTGATAAACAGCAAGTTGCGGATTATAACGCACTGGATCTGTATTTAGGCATTACTGGCTGGGTCTGTGATGAGCGACGGGGCCAAGCGCTGGCAGCAGCGGTGCCTGAAATACCGGCAGATCGTTTAGTGCTAGAAACTGACAGTCCCTACTTGTTGCCACGCAGTATGCGGCCAAAACCCAAATCTGGCCGTAATGAACCCAAATATTTGCCTTATATTGCTGAGGTTGTCGCAGAATTGCGACAGCAACCGCCACAACAGCTTGCGCAACAATGTTATCAAAACAGTCTGCGGTTATTTGGACTGGAGTCGATATAA
- the tatC gene encoding twin-arginine translocase subunit TatC has translation MSQQQPLISHLLELRNRLLRATASVLIVFLAIVYWAKDIYHYMAVPLLKALPSGGTMIATDVAAPFFAPFKLTLVLAFFIAIPYVLYQIWAFVAPGLYKHEKRLIAPLLFSSTILFYLGISFAYYVVFPLVFGFFANAGPEGVQVATDINSYLNFVLKLFFAFGLAFEIPIAVVLLCWAGVTTPDDLKAQRPYIVVGAFVVGMLLTPPDVISQTMLAVPMLLLFEGGLFAARFYSKKTDDTDADTSEENQ, from the coding sequence ATGTCGCAACAGCAGCCGTTAATCAGTCACTTGCTGGAACTGCGCAATCGATTGCTCAGAGCCACTGCCAGCGTGTTAATCGTATTTCTGGCAATCGTTTATTGGGCCAAAGATATTTATCACTACATGGCGGTGCCATTACTGAAGGCGCTGCCATCCGGTGGTACCATGATTGCTACTGATGTAGCCGCACCATTTTTTGCGCCGTTCAAACTGACATTAGTCTTGGCATTTTTTATTGCCATTCCTTACGTGTTGTACCAAATCTGGGCCTTTGTGGCACCTGGGCTCTACAAACACGAAAAACGCTTGATTGCCCCCTTGTTATTTAGTAGTACTATCCTGTTTTATCTAGGGATTAGTTTTGCCTATTACGTAGTGTTCCCACTCGTATTTGGTTTCTTCGCCAATGCCGGCCCCGAAGGGGTTCAGGTTGCTACCGATATCAACAGCTACCTCAACTTTGTGTTGAAGTTGTTTTTTGCCTTTGGTTTGGCCTTCGAAATCCCGATTGCTGTGGTACTTTTATGCTGGGCAGGTGTGACAACTCCAGACGATTTGAAAGCACAGCGTCCATACATTGTTGTAGGGGCGTTTGTTGTGGGGATGTTGCTAACACCACCAGATGTGATATCACAAACTATGTTGGCAGTACCTATGCTGTTGCTGTTTGAAGGGGGATTATTTGCCGCCCGTTTCTACAGCAAAAAAACGGATGATACCGACGCCGATACCAGCGAAGAAAATCAGTAG